A genomic segment from Halomonas sp. TA22 encodes:
- a CDS encoding type I restriction endonuclease subunit R: protein MADSREHQFQQDIIDAMATGGWKAGSASGYDRTNALYPEDLLGYFREAYPGRWEKLCKNNPQNPGATLIKAVVRELERHGTLEVLRHGFKVPGIKIDLCSFQPDHAMNPDSLARYQANRLRVVPEVSYSPHFRDGYNPRLDLVLFVNGIPTATLELKSEFKQSVENAKRQYRQDRPVKDPVTRKPEPLLTFKRGALVHFAVSQDEVAMTTKLAGKDTFFLPFNQGTEDGGAGNPPAPDENHYATAYLWERIFQPQAWLKILGRFLHLEQKISEDFHGRRQTKETLIFPRFHQWDVVNQLLDATRREGPGKRYLVQHSAGSGKSNSIAWAAHQLANLYDADGSKLFNSVVVVTDRTVLDSQLQDTIYQFEHARGVVCPITRDVGNQSKSEQLAEALANNTRIIIVTIQTFPALFDALDKRPQLADGRYAVIADEAHSSQTGSSATKLKALLGASQNENDEDSDSGEISAEELLDAAVAARQPSARISYYAFTATPKAKTLELFGRPPDPELPAGNDNKPEPFHLYSMRQAIEEGFILDVLKNYTTYGTAWKLAHPDGEDQEVESKKASRTLARWVRLHPYNISQRVEVIVEHYRENVKHLIDGQAKAMVVTASRQEAVRYTLAMRAYVEEKGYQDVHPLVAFSGSVLPDEAIPEEVTETSTLLNPGLKGRDLRDAFDTDDYNVMIAANKFQTGFDQPKLCAMYVDKKLHGVDCVQTLSRLNRTFPGKQTFILDFFNEPEEIRESFAPYYRKAELADVSDANVVYDLQKNLDDAGIYHWAEVEAFAKAFFDPKAAASKLSYYCQPAKDRFTTRYKAMTDQIQTWQAARRQAEKNSDKTGLHRAEQELKDAGTTRDELDLFRKNLQSFVRAYEFLSQIVHFDDRELEQLSVYAKHLHPLLRVDRLDEEGIDVSELELTHYRLTKRAEHQLRLEEEEGDYGLKPVSEVGSGKPHDPEKQRLAEIIDKLNDLYGAEVSDDDKLHFANGIADRIERDEAVMAQMRNHSEDQIMHGLFPKRVTDAVLDAMSDHEKLSMPLLEDEETGRQFALLILKLLAGRTGGDVQLIT from the coding sequence ATGGCCGATAGCAGGGAACACCAGTTTCAGCAGGACATCATCGACGCCATGGCTACCGGCGGCTGGAAAGCAGGCTCGGCCAGCGGTTACGACCGGACCAATGCCCTCTATCCCGAAGATTTGCTCGGCTACTTCCGCGAGGCGTATCCGGGCCGGTGGGAGAAGCTCTGCAAAAACAATCCGCAGAACCCCGGGGCGACGCTGATCAAGGCGGTAGTGCGCGAGCTGGAGCGTCATGGCACGCTCGAGGTGCTGCGCCATGGCTTCAAGGTGCCGGGCATCAAGATCGACCTGTGCAGCTTCCAGCCCGATCATGCCATGAACCCTGACTCGCTGGCGCGCTACCAGGCCAACCGCCTGCGCGTGGTGCCGGAAGTCTCCTACTCGCCCCACTTCCGTGACGGCTACAACCCGCGCCTGGATCTGGTGCTGTTCGTCAACGGCATTCCCACCGCGACGCTGGAGCTCAAGAGCGAGTTCAAGCAGTCGGTGGAGAACGCCAAGCGCCAGTACCGCCAGGATCGCCCGGTGAAGGACCCGGTGACACGCAAGCCCGAGCCATTACTGACCTTCAAGCGCGGCGCGCTGGTGCATTTCGCGGTGAGCCAGGACGAGGTGGCGATGACCACCAAGCTCGCCGGCAAGGACACTTTTTTCCTGCCATTCAACCAGGGCACGGAAGATGGCGGTGCCGGTAATCCGCCCGCACCGGACGAGAACCACTACGCCACGGCTTATCTCTGGGAGCGAATTTTCCAGCCCCAGGCCTGGCTCAAGATCCTGGGCCGTTTCCTGCACCTGGAGCAGAAGATCAGCGAGGACTTCCATGGCCGGCGCCAGACCAAGGAGACGCTGATCTTCCCGCGCTTTCACCAGTGGGATGTGGTCAACCAGCTGCTCGACGCCACCCGCCGCGAAGGACCGGGCAAGCGTTATCTGGTGCAGCACAGTGCCGGCTCGGGCAAATCCAACTCCATCGCCTGGGCCGCACATCAGCTGGCCAATCTCTACGATGCGGACGGCAGCAAGCTGTTCAACTCGGTGGTGGTAGTCACCGATCGGACGGTGCTCGATAGCCAGCTGCAGGACACCATCTACCAGTTCGAGCATGCCCGCGGCGTGGTGTGTCCGATTACCCGCGACGTGGGCAACCAGAGCAAGTCCGAGCAGCTCGCCGAGGCGCTGGCCAACAACACGCGCATCATCATCGTGACCATCCAGACGTTTCCGGCGCTGTTCGATGCCCTCGACAAGCGCCCGCAGCTGGCCGATGGCCGCTATGCGGTGATTGCCGACGAGGCGCACTCGTCACAGACCGGCTCCTCGGCGACCAAGCTCAAGGCCCTGCTGGGCGCCAGTCAGAATGAGAATGACGAGGATAGCGACTCGGGTGAAATCAGCGCCGAGGAGCTGCTCGATGCCGCCGTGGCGGCCCGCCAGCCCAGCGCCCGTATCAGCTATTACGCCTTCACCGCCACGCCCAAGGCCAAGACGCTGGAGCTGTTCGGGCGCCCGCCCGATCCCGAGTTGCCGGCAGGGAACGACAACAAGCCCGAGCCGTTTCATCTCTACTCCATGCGTCAGGCCATTGAGGAGGGCTTCATCCTCGACGTGCTCAAGAACTACACCACCTATGGCACCGCCTGGAAGCTGGCGCATCCGGATGGTGAGGACCAGGAAGTCGAATCGAAGAAGGCCTCGCGTACACTGGCGCGCTGGGTGCGTCTGCATCCCTACAATATCTCGCAGCGCGTCGAGGTGATCGTTGAGCACTACCGCGAGAACGTGAAGCACCTGATTGATGGCCAGGCCAAGGCCATGGTGGTCACTGCCAGCCGCCAGGAGGCGGTGCGCTACACGCTGGCCATGCGCGCCTACGTGGAGGAGAAAGGTTATCAGGACGTGCACCCGCTGGTGGCGTTCTCGGGCAGCGTGCTGCCCGACGAGGCGATCCCGGAGGAAGTCACCGAGACCAGCACCCTGCTCAACCCCGGCCTCAAGGGGCGCGACCTGCGCGACGCGTTCGATACCGACGACTACAACGTGATGATCGCCGCCAACAAGTTCCAGACCGGCTTCGATCAGCCCAAGCTCTGCGCCATGTACGTGGACAAGAAGCTTCATGGCGTGGACTGCGTGCAGACCCTTTCGCGCCTCAACCGCACCTTTCCCGGCAAGCAGACCTTCATCCTCGATTTCTTCAACGAGCCTGAGGAGATCCGCGAGTCGTTCGCGCCCTACTACCGCAAGGCCGAGCTCGCTGATGTCTCGGATGCCAACGTCGTTTACGACTTGCAGAAAAACTTGGATGACGCAGGCATCTATCACTGGGCGGAAGTGGAAGCCTTCGCCAAGGCGTTCTTCGATCCCAAGGCGGCTGCCAGCAAGCTGAGCTACTACTGCCAGCCGGCCAAGGACCGCTTCACGACGCGCTACAAGGCGATGACCGACCAGATCCAGACCTGGCAGGCAGCACGCCGACAAGCGGAAAAGAATAGCGACAAGACCGGGTTGCACCGTGCCGAGCAGGAGCTCAAGGACGCCGGTACCACCCGTGACGAGCTTGACTTGTTCCGCAAGAACCTGCAGAGCTTCGTGCGTGCCTACGAGTTCCTCTCGCAGATCGTCCACTTTGACGACCGCGAGCTCGAACAACTGAGCGTCTACGCCAAGCACCTGCACCCGCTGCTGCGTGTCGATCGCCTCGACGAGGAGGGTATCGACGTCTCCGAGCTGGAGCTGACCCACTACCGCCTCACCAAGCGCGCTGAGCATCAGCTACGGCTTGAGGAGGAAGAAGGCGACTACGGCCTCAAGCCGGTCAGTGAAGTTGGCTCAGGCAAGCCCCACGACCCCGAGAAGCAGCGCCTGGCCGAAATTATCGACAAGCTCAACGACCTTTACGGCGCTGAAGTCAGCGATGATGACAAGCTGCACTTCGCCAACGGCATTGCCGATCGTATTGAGCGTGACGAGGCCGTCATGGCGCAGATGCGTAATCACAGCGAAGATCAGATTATGCATGGCCTGTTCCCCAAACGGGTCACCGACGCCGTACTCGACGCCATGAGCGATCACGAGAAGCTCAGCATGCCGCTGCTGGAGGACGAGGAGACCGGGCGGCAGTTTGCGCTGTTGATTCTGAAGCTGCTCGCGGGGAGGACTGGGGGAGATGTGCAGTTAATCACATGA
- a CDS encoding GIY-YIG nuclease family protein: MTQGRSIRLFLVDGTPNGLLTAEIMNWTGHVLTGPRTKLSELVQRSECGRTGIYFLVGPDPDNSLRPLVYIGESDDVGTRLKQHNRPEGQGGKDFWEKVCLITSKDQNLTKAHIKYLESLLIRNAGDVGRCKLVNGTAHDYGNLPESDRADMAFFIEQIRTVLPVLGFDFLRDSHGPEKHAETASDMAGSPRLAMQIPKLSIHASAQEYEGEFFVMKGSLTRAQWEAKATGYHTLFAQLCDEGVLVDAGNGLRRFTKDQAFSSPSAAGAIVAGYNVNGRTVWKVEGTGQTYGEWQDQQVSAVEPAAEAAPQ; the protein is encoded by the coding sequence ATGACCCAGGGCCGCAGCATTCGCCTGTTTCTAGTCGATGGTACGCCCAACGGCCTGCTCACCGCTGAAATCATGAACTGGACCGGCCACGTGCTCACCGGACCACGCACCAAGCTCAGCGAACTGGTGCAGCGCTCCGAGTGTGGGCGCACCGGTATCTATTTTCTGGTTGGCCCGGACCCGGACAATAGCCTGCGCCCGCTGGTCTATATCGGCGAGAGCGACGATGTCGGCACTCGCTTGAAGCAACATAACCGCCCCGAAGGCCAGGGCGGCAAGGATTTCTGGGAGAAGGTCTGCTTGATCACCAGCAAGGACCAGAACCTGACTAAGGCGCACATAAAGTACCTGGAGAGCCTGCTGATCAGGAATGCCGGTGATGTAGGGCGCTGCAAGCTGGTCAATGGCACCGCTCACGATTATGGCAACCTGCCGGAATCCGATCGGGCGGATATGGCGTTTTTCATCGAGCAGATCCGTACCGTATTGCCGGTGTTGGGGTTCGACTTCCTGCGCGACTCCCATGGTCCCGAAAAGCATGCGGAAACGGCTTCAGATATGGCCGGGTCACCACGACTCGCCATGCAGATTCCCAAGCTAAGCATCCACGCCAGTGCACAGGAATACGAAGGCGAATTCTTCGTCATGAAAGGCTCTTTGACACGCGCTCAATGGGAGGCCAAGGCAACCGGATACCACACGCTGTTTGCCCAACTCTGCGATGAGGGCGTACTCGTCGATGCGGGCAACGGTCTGCGGCGTTTCACAAAGGATCAAGCCTTCTCCAGCCCCAGCGCCGCTGGCGCCATCGTGGCCGGCTACAACGTCAATGGCCGTACTGTTTGGAAAGTCGAGGGCACCGGCCAGACCTACGGAGAATGGCAGGACCAGCAGGTCAGTGCCGTCGAGCCGGCAGCGGAAGCAGCACCGCAATAA
- a CDS encoding restriction endonuclease subunit S — protein sequence MTFPKYPKYKDSGVEWLGEVPSHWELKPLWTLFQRVKRTGFKNEELLSIYRDYGVVPKSSRDDNFNKPSDDLDSYQLVDKGDLAINKMKAWQGSVAITDIRGIVSPAYHVYANLNDEVSRYLHHLMRSKEYISGYLSNSKGIRVNQWDLEPQQHSRMPILLPPKDEQAKIATFLDHETARIDALVEEQQLLIELLKEKRQAVISHAVTKGLDPDVPMKDSGVEWLGDVPAHWKVGKVKHVSAISGGYAFNSNEFSESGVQLIRIGNLYQSKLQLNREPIYIPVASSEKYKNFEVKRGDLLMSLTGTLGKRDYGFAVMYDLDEPSLLNQRVAKITPLSGKMEPAFLLLLLQSESYLNQIYSLPSGTKQANLSNSDVLSPWIAAPSCLQEQNKIVNRVSDFTSRLEQLINKTSFAISLLQERRSSLISAAVTGKIDVRGWQPPAQTTEAREESTSTEAL from the coding sequence ATGACGTTTCCGAAGTACCCCAAATACAAGGACTCCGGTGTCGAGTGGCTGGGGGAAGTGCCGAGTCATTGGGAACTTAAGCCGCTTTGGACGCTGTTTCAGCGTGTTAAGAGAACAGGCTTCAAAAATGAGGAGCTCCTCTCTATATACCGGGACTATGGTGTTGTTCCAAAATCATCGAGGGATGATAACTTCAACAAGCCGTCTGACGATTTGGATAGCTACCAACTCGTTGATAAAGGTGACCTTGCTATCAATAAAATGAAAGCTTGGCAGGGCTCTGTGGCTATAACGGATATAAGAGGAATTGTAAGCCCTGCGTACCATGTTTATGCAAATTTGAATGATGAAGTGTCGCGCTATCTGCATCACCTGATGCGTTCAAAAGAATATATTTCAGGTTACCTTTCTAATTCAAAAGGTATCCGAGTGAATCAATGGGACCTTGAGCCCCAGCAGCACTCTCGTATGCCAATTTTATTACCGCCAAAGGACGAACAGGCTAAAATTGCCACTTTCCTCGACCATGAAACCGCCCGCATCGACGCCTTGGTGGAAGAGCAGCAGCTCCTGATCGAACTGCTCAAGGAAAAGCGCCAGGCGGTGATTTCGCATGCCGTGACCAAAGGTCTCGATCCCGATGTGCCAATGAAGGATTCCGGCGTGGAGTGGCTAGGGGACGTGCCGGCGCATTGGAAAGTAGGTAAAGTAAAACACGTATCGGCAATTAGTGGCGGTTATGCGTTTAACAGCAATGAATTCTCTGAGTCTGGCGTTCAACTAATTCGGATCGGAAATCTTTATCAAAGCAAACTCCAACTTAATCGAGAGCCTATCTACATTCCAGTGGCGAGCAGCGAAAAGTACAAGAACTTTGAAGTGAAAAGGGGTGATCTGCTGATGTCTCTTACAGGAACTCTTGGCAAAAGAGACTATGGATTTGCTGTAATGTATGATTTAGACGAGCCTAGCTTGCTAAACCAGCGAGTTGCTAAGATAACTCCTTTATCAGGGAAGATGGAGCCAGCTTTCCTACTTTTGTTGCTTCAGTCTGAAAGCTATTTGAATCAGATATACTCACTTCCATCAGGAACAAAACAAGCAAATCTTTCCAACTCGGATGTGCTTTCGCCGTGGATTGCGGCCCCTTCTTGTTTGCAAGAGCAAAATAAAATTGTCAATAGAGTTTCTGACTTCACTTCACGGCTTGAGCAACTCATTAACAAAACGAGCTTTGCAATCTCACTGTTACAAGAGCGCCGCTCCTCCCTAATTTCTGCCGCCGTCACCGGCAAGATCGATGTGCGGGGTTGGCAACCCCCAGCGCAAACAACCGAGGCTCGGGAAGAAAGCACTAGTACGGAGGCGCTATGA
- a CDS encoding class I SAM-dependent DNA methyltransferase — MHTESHSQTAAFIWSVADLLRGDFKQSQYGRIILPFTLLRRLECVLEPTKTKVLDAAREHASKPDAVREKLLLRAASQQFFNASPLSLATLSDTQTADDLMSYVQAFSQDAREIFEHFHFEDFVQQLSANNLLYQVVQRVASIDLSPDRISNYGMGVIFEELIRKFAESSNETAGEHFTPRDVVHLTTSLALTGRDDKLRPHRIVTVYDPTAGTGGFLSESDDYIQQVSEDVTVSLHGQELNPESYAICKADMLIKGQDVSQIKLGNTLADDQLAGEKFDFMLANPPFGVEWKKVQKQVTDEHKQRGYDGRFGPGLPRVSDGSLLFLMHLVSKMRDPREGGGSRIGIILNGSPLFTGGAGSGESEIRRYLLQHDLVEAIVALPTDMFYNTGIATYVWVLSNSKPDERRGKVQLINATERHTKMRKSLGSKRQFIDDRNIEEVVRLFGAFEETEESKIFPVEAFGYRRITVERPLRLNFQASPERIERILDEKPIQKLDEAEQQAILTACRTLDEDTLYRNRNAFTKALKAAIKSKGIKLGAPALKAVLNALSERDPEAEICTDKNGNPEPDTSLRDNENVPLDESVFDYFEREVQPHVPDTWIDKDKRDELDGRIGIVGFEIPFNRHFYQFVPPRPLEEIDADLKACTDRIKAMIEELSA; from the coding sequence TTGCATACCGAAAGCCATTCCCAGACGGCCGCCTTCATCTGGTCCGTTGCCGACCTGCTGCGCGGCGATTTCAAGCAGTCCCAGTACGGTCGCATCATCCTGCCGTTCACGCTGTTGCGCCGCCTGGAGTGTGTGCTCGAGCCGACCAAGACCAAGGTGCTGGACGCAGCTCGGGAACACGCCAGCAAGCCGGATGCGGTACGCGAGAAGCTGCTGCTGCGTGCCGCCAGCCAGCAATTCTTCAACGCCTCGCCCCTGAGCCTAGCCACGCTCTCCGACACCCAGACCGCCGACGACCTGATGAGCTACGTGCAGGCGTTCAGCCAGGATGCCCGCGAGATCTTCGAGCACTTCCACTTCGAGGATTTCGTCCAGCAGCTCAGTGCCAACAACCTGCTCTATCAGGTGGTGCAGCGCGTCGCCAGCATCGACCTGAGCCCGGATCGGATCAGCAACTACGGCATGGGCGTGATCTTCGAGGAGCTGATCCGAAAGTTCGCCGAGAGCTCCAACGAGACTGCCGGGGAGCACTTCACCCCGCGCGACGTGGTACACCTGACCACCTCGCTGGCGCTCACCGGGCGCGACGACAAGCTGCGTCCGCACCGCATCGTCACCGTCTACGACCCCACCGCGGGCACGGGCGGCTTCCTCTCCGAGAGCGACGATTACATTCAACAGGTCAGCGAGGACGTGACCGTCTCGCTGCATGGCCAGGAGTTGAACCCCGAGTCCTACGCCATCTGCAAGGCGGACATGCTGATCAAGGGGCAGGACGTCTCGCAGATCAAGCTCGGCAACACGCTCGCCGACGATCAGCTGGCCGGCGAGAAGTTCGACTTCATGCTCGCCAATCCGCCGTTCGGTGTGGAGTGGAAGAAGGTCCAGAAGCAGGTCACCGACGAGCACAAGCAGCGTGGTTACGACGGCCGCTTCGGTCCCGGCCTGCCGCGCGTCTCGGATGGCTCGCTGCTGTTTCTGATGCACCTGGTCAGCAAGATGCGCGACCCCCGCGAGGGTGGCGGCTCACGCATCGGCATCATCCTCAATGGCTCGCCGCTGTTCACCGGCGGGGCCGGCAGCGGGGAGTCCGAGATTCGCCGTTATCTGCTCCAGCATGATCTGGTCGAGGCCATCGTCGCGCTGCCCACCGACATGTTCTACAACACCGGCATTGCCACCTACGTATGGGTCCTCTCCAACAGCAAGCCGGACGAGCGCCGGGGCAAGGTGCAATTGATCAACGCCACCGAGCGCCACACCAAGATGCGCAAGTCGCTGGGCAGCAAGCGCCAGTTCATCGACGACCGCAACATCGAGGAGGTCGTGCGTCTGTTTGGCGCATTCGAGGAGACCGAGGAGAGCAAGATCTTCCCAGTCGAGGCCTTCGGCTACCGGCGCATCACCGTGGAGCGCCCGCTGCGGCTCAACTTCCAGGCCAGTCCCGAGCGCATCGAGCGGATTCTCGACGAGAAGCCCATCCAGAAGCTTGATGAGGCCGAGCAGCAGGCGATCCTGACGGCGTGCCGAACGCTGGATGAGGATACGCTCTACCGCAACCGTAACGCCTTTACCAAGGCACTGAAAGCCGCCATCAAGAGCAAAGGGATCAAGCTCGGCGCCCCAGCGCTCAAGGCAGTGCTCAATGCGCTGTCCGAGCGCGATCCGGAAGCCGAGATCTGTACCGACAAGAACGGCAACCCCGAGCCAGACACCAGCCTGCGCGATAACGAGAACGTGCCGCTGGACGAGTCGGTATTCGACTACTTTGAGCGCGAAGTACAGCCCCACGTGCCGGATACCTGGATCGACAAGGACAAGCGCGACGAACTGGATGGGCGTATCGGCATCGTCGGCTTCGAGATCCCGTTCAACCGACACTTTTACCAGTTCGTGCCGCCGCGCCCGCTGGAAGAGATCGACGCCGACCTGAAAGCCTGCACCGACCGGATCAAGGCGATGATCGAGGAGCTGTCGGCATGA
- a CDS encoding AAA family ATPase produces the protein MVSAIELGEFLATDIPPRKMLLDPWLPKSGLAMVYAPRGIGKTWFAIYTALAAASGREFLGWQAPAPVRVLYLDGEMPAVALQERLAAGVANGFVVSAPGSLNIITPDMQPDFRPMPDLSTPEGQLLLEPHSDAADLIVVDNIATLCRSGRENEGESWLSVQGWALRMRAMGKSVMFVHHAGKSGQQRGSSRREDVLDTVIALRYAKGDDTPQGAHFELHFEKNRTFYGDDAKAREVTLVSDENGSTWGWQHLNDSTFDRVVDRLNEGLSQKDVAIELEVNKGTVSKYARKAREAGLLINDKGDK, from the coding sequence ATGGTGTCAGCCATCGAGTTAGGAGAGTTCCTGGCCACGGATATACCGCCGAGGAAGATGTTATTGGATCCATGGCTACCCAAATCAGGGCTAGCCATGGTCTACGCGCCCCGGGGCATTGGAAAGACTTGGTTCGCTATTTACACCGCTTTGGCAGCAGCCAGTGGCCGAGAGTTTCTTGGCTGGCAGGCGCCGGCCCCTGTGCGCGTGCTCTACCTCGATGGAGAGATGCCGGCTGTAGCCTTACAGGAGCGGCTGGCGGCCGGAGTGGCCAACGGCTTTGTGGTGAGCGCCCCTGGCTCCCTGAACATCATTACACCAGACATGCAGCCTGACTTCCGGCCGATGCCTGACCTTTCCACCCCGGAGGGTCAGTTGCTTCTTGAGCCCCACAGCGATGCCGCCGACCTGATCGTGGTGGATAACATTGCCACCCTCTGCCGCTCTGGCAGGGAAAACGAGGGCGAGAGCTGGCTGTCGGTACAGGGCTGGGCGCTTCGAATGCGGGCCATGGGAAAGAGCGTGATGTTCGTCCATCATGCCGGCAAAAGTGGGCAACAACGGGGATCCAGCCGCCGTGAGGACGTACTCGATACGGTGATCGCCCTCAGATACGCCAAAGGTGATGACACGCCTCAGGGCGCCCACTTCGAACTGCACTTCGAGAAAAACCGGACGTTCTATGGTGACGATGCCAAGGCCCGTGAGGTGACGCTGGTCAGCGACGAGAATGGCAGCACATGGGGGTGGCAGCATCTCAACGACAGTACATTCGACCGTGTGGTGGATCGGCTCAATGAAGGGTTGAGCCAGAAAGATGTGGCCATCGAGTTGGAGGTCAATAAGGGCACCGTTTCCAAATACGCCCGTAAGGCCAGGGAGGCCGGACTGCTGATCAATGACAAGGGGGACAAATGA
- a CDS encoding AlpA family transcriptional regulator — MPNLIRRAEVLQRCAISNSTLYRLIDTEEFPAPVQVSRRGVAWVEHEVDEWITNRICERHEARQSGEDVQ; from the coding sequence ATGCCCAACCTGATTCGTCGAGCAGAAGTGCTGCAGCGCTGCGCAATTAGCAATTCGACGCTCTATAGACTTATTGACACCGAAGAATTTCCCGCACCGGTCCAGGTGAGCCGCAGGGGCGTTGCCTGGGTGGAGCACGAGGTTGATGAATGGATCACCAATCGGATCTGCGAGCGCCACGAGGCCAGGCAAAGTGGGGAGGATGTGCAGTAA